TGATATGAGGATCGAGATGCTGCTGACGGCAAGCGACGTCCGGGCACCCTGGAGAAGCCGGGTCAAAAGATCGCGGCCGAACTCGTCCGTACCCAGAAAATGGGAGGCCGAAGGCGGGTGGAAGGCCTCCTTTAGCACCTGAGCATCATAGGCGTAAGGGCTGAGCGCCGGACCGAAGATGGCGCCGAGGATAACGAGCAGCAGCCAGGCGCCGGCCAGAGCGCCGGACAGGCTTGAAAATGCACGCCTCAGCGGGGCGAGGCGGGACCGCCACACAGCATTGCCCCCTGTCGGTGATACGGTCATGCCAGGGCTCCCCTGACGCGCGGATCCATGGCGGCCTGCAGCAGATCCCCAAGCAATGTTCCGAGCATGACGGCCATGGCGAGCATCAACAGGCTTGCCTGCACCACCGGATAGTCGTGCTGACTCAAGGCCTTGATCAGCAACGTGCCGAGGCCCGGTCTTGCAAAGACCACCTCGACCGTTACGGCACCGCCGAGTATCCAGCCGATGCGCAAGGCAAGGATCGTCACGACGGGGATCAATGCATGCCGCAGTACGTGGCGGATCTGGATCTCAAACGGAGACAGGCCCTTGGCATGCAGCAGAAGGACAAAGTCCCGCGAGGCGATCTCGATCATCGAAACCCTCGTGATACGTGCAACGAGTGCCGTGCCGCCAAAGCCGATGGTGAGCACGGGAAGGACAAGCGAGGACCAGGTGCGTGCGCCTGAAACAGGGAACCAACCCAAGCCTACGGAGAATGCGAGGATCAGCAGCAGGCCCAGCCAGAAGCTCGGCAGCATCGATCCGAACAGGACACCTCCCATGATCATTCGGTCGACCAGGCTATCCTTGCGCAAGGCTGCGACAACGCCGAGCGCAATACCGAGGAGGGAGGAGAAGGTCAGTGCCAGTCCTCCCAGAAGAAGCGAATGGGGGAGGGCCTGGGCGATCAGATCGACGACCGGGCGGCGAGCGACGATTGCAGTCCCCAAATCCCCTGTCAGCAATTTTCCGAGCCAAATCGCATACTGGACCGGCAATGGGCGGTCCAACCCGTAGCGGGCCATCATTTCGGCCCGCTGTCCTGGGGGAGCGCCAACCTTGAGCAGGTTGTCGATGGGATCACCCGGGATGAAATGCAGAATCGAGAAAATGACGACGGACACCGCGAGGAACACGGGGACGAGCATCAGCACGCGTCGAAGCGCATAAGCCAGCATGGTTGCGTATCCCTCGCGGTCCTGTCCGTTACTCCTTGACTTCCATGTCCATGATCACCGTTGCTCCGACCCCCGGAGAGTGAATTTCGGCCGGGAGAACCAGGCGGTCCTTATTGTAGGCAACGGAGTTGACGGGCTGATAGATTGGCGCCATCGGGTATTGGGAAAGGACATATTCGTGGTAGGCGGTGAAGTTCTTCACCCGTTCCGCCATGTTCTTCGAGCCGCTCATCGCGAGCTTCCTGAGCTCTTCCGCCTTCGGATCGTTGAACATGGAAATGTTCGGGTAGCCGAGTCGGTCACCTCCGAAGAACCAGTCTATGATATCAGCATTGTCCCAATTGTAGGAGCGAACTGCGAGCTGCTGATTGCCGCTCTTGTACTGGTCGCGGATTGCCGAACTGTCGAAGGTGGTGATCTCGCTGTCAATGCCCACGGCCTTGAGCTCGGCCTGGACGACCTCGGTCAGGCGGCGGAAGCTGGAATCGCTCTGGGTCCAGAGAGACACGCGAAGCGGCTTGCCGTCCTTCTCCCGGACCCCGTCAGCACCCATCGTCCAGCCAGCCTCGTCGAGCAGCGCCTTGGAACGATCCGGGTCGTAGGAGATCTGGTATTTGGGGTCGACCTTGGATTCCGGCAGGGCGGAGATCAGGAAGGTATTGGCCACTTCACCCACGCCACCATAGACGGAGTCGAGAATTTCCTTCTGATTGATGGCCTTGGCAGCGGCTTCGCGGACCCGGATGTCCGTGAAGGGTTCCTTGGTCACGTTGATTGGCATGTAGGCCACGTCCTGGCCGGCCAGTGTGACCACTTCCAAATTGCTCTCGCTCTTGACCTCGCCGAGGAAGTCGGTCGGGACGCTGAGCAGCATATCGACGCCACCGGACTTCAGCTCGAGGAAAGCCGTCGAATCTTCGGCGATTTCACGCAGGGTGATCTTAGCAATCTTGGCCTTGCCCCGGTTTTTGGCGAGCGAGGACGCCCAGGCATAGTCCTCGTTGCGGACGAGAACGGTTTCCTGGCCGATCGTGAAGCTTTCGAGTTTGAAGGGGCCGGTGCCATAGACCTCGGTGACGCCATAGTTGTCGCCCAGCGCTTCATAGGACTTGGGCTCGACGACGGAGAGATAGCTCGAAGAAAAATTGTAGAGCAGGTTCGGCTCGGGCCGGGACATAACGAACTTGACGGTCGCATCGTCGATCACCTCGACGGTCTGGATCGCCTCCGTCATGTAGGCATTCTCGGAAGCCTTGAAGAGTTCGAGCCACTTCACGATTGTTTGTGCATTGAAGGGTTCACCGTTGTGGAAGGTGACACCCTTCTTGAGGTGGAAGACCCAGGACATGCCGTCGGGCGCCTCTTCCCAGCTTTCGGCAAGCCAGGGATGGAAAGACAGATCTGCATCTTGCGCGACAAGACGGTCGAAGATCAGCGTGCTGCCGATATTGAGGTTGGACGCCTTGATCGGATTATAGGTCGGTGAACCAACCTCGTTGCTGGCCATGACGAACACCGCCTCTTGGGCCACTGAAGGGCCTGCAGCAGCGAAGAGAGCCGCCAGGCTGACACCTGCGGCGATGATGGATTTGCGAATAGTCAAGCTTGTCATTTCGGTCCTCTCTGCAGGTTTTTGTTGTTATGCAGTCATCGGTCCCAGCGACGCTGGCGGCCAAACTGGCCGGTGTGGCCGATGAAATCGTCGTAATAGGCGGATATGCGTGCCATGCGTTCCTCGACCTCGGCGCCGAGTTCATTGAACACCCCGTTGACCATCAGGCCGATCAGCGAGGACATAGCCGACGTGGTGTCCCAGAAGTGGTTGAGGTCGGTTGGCACGGCGAACAGTTCGTCGATCACCCCGGTCGCCCAGTCGCAATAGGGGTCCGTGATCAGGCTGATGCGGATACCGACCTCATGGGCGGCAATCGCAAGATCGCGGGTCAACCGCGAGTAACGCCGGCCGTCGATCAGTACGAGGGTTGTTTCCTGGGGTGGCGAGAGCAAGACCTCGGCAAAGTGGCCACCAGCGATATCGGCAAGTTGCACGCCCGCGCGCAGATATTGGAGGTTATGGACGAGCTCGGCCGCATGGCCGCGTTCGGTCTGGAAACCGGCGACAAAGACATTCGGGCAGCGTGCCAACCGCTTTACGGCACCCTCGAATTCCGGTGTCGAGGCGATCTCATAGACCGTCACGAGCGCCGCCATCTCCTTTTCGAGAGCGCGGGCCAACTCTCCCTTGTCTGACTGGCTGCGACGGTGGAAGTCTTGCAGGCGATCCCCGATGAGCCAGGGCTGGTCTCCGAGGTCTTGCTGCAATCCGCCCTTCAGGTCCTTCAGGCTTCGGTAACCGATGGCCCGGCAGAAGCGCCCAATCGAGGCTTCGGAAACTCCGATTTTGGCCGCCACCGTTGCCGCCGTCTCGAACGGCAGGGATTGGAGGTTTGTCAGAAGATACGAGGCGATGGCACGCTCGGCCGGGGTTCCAGATGCGGCCTGTTGCTGCAGGCGCTGGCGCAGATCGCCAACCTTGCCCGTCGTGCCACCCTGCTGCATGTCTCCGTCCGATTTAGACATCACTATCCCCTGTGAGTGAACAGAAGACTGACAGAACTCTTTCACTGCGTCAATCTTGCAAGAAAACTGAAATCAACATAGATTTATGCCGACCAGATATCGGGGCACCTGACGCATGACCGAAAGACCAATTGGTACGCAGTCGCGTGCCCCCCTCAGGATCGACGGCGCCGAACTGCGTGTCGTCCGCCTTCCGCTCATCACCCCGTTCACGATCTCCAGTGGGACCTTGCACGAAAAGATCTTTCCCCTGCTGACACTGCGTTCTGGTGGTCTGCATGGATATGCGGAAGGTGTCATGGATCCGCTGCCGGATTATCTAGAGGAAACGGTTGCCGGTGCGCTGGACCTCACTCGCACCGTCTTCCTTCCGCAAATTCTCGGAAAAAGCTTCGACAATCCCCAGGGTCTCCATAGGCTGCTGGCGCCATGGCGCGGGAACTCCATGGCCAAAGCGATGGTCGAGATGGCGTTCTGGGACCTTTGGGCCAAGTCGCTTGATCTGCCGCTCAAGTCCCTTCTCGGGGGGGCGGGTGACGCGGTGGATGTCGGGGTTTCGCTTGGCATCATGCCAATCGAGCAGACGATTGATCGTGTCTCGACCCATGTCGATGAGGGGTACAAGCGGATCAAGCTGAAGATCAAGCCGGGGCATGATCTTGAGATCATACGTGCTGTTCGCGCGCAGTTTCCAGGGATCCACCTGACTGCCGATGCAAACAGTGCCTACTCGCTGGCGGACAGTTCACTGCTGGCGCGCCTGGACGAGTTCGATCTCGACTATATCGAACAGCCGCTTGCCTGGAATGACATCCACGATCATGGCGTCCTACAGCGAAGGCTGCGCACGCCGCTTTGTCTCGACGAGAGCATCCGCAGCCCCGAAGATGCGCGCAAGGCGCTGCAATCGGATGCCGCACGGGTGATCAACATCAAGGTCGGCCGGTCTGGCGGCTACGTGAATTCCTTGAAGATCCACGACCTTGCCGAGGCCTTCTCCGTGCCGGTTTGGTGCGGGGGCATGCTTGAGAGCGGAATTGGTCGCGCCCACAACATTCATCTCTCGACCCTTTTAAACTTTCAGAAGCCAGGGGATACGTCCTCTGCGAGCCGTTATTTTCAGCGCGACATCATCGAGCAAAAGCTCGAAGCACATCATGGAAGGATGCCGGTGCCTGCGGGAAGCGGGATAGGCGTGTCACTCGATCAGGGCTTTCTCCCCCATGTCACGATCGGGCTGGAAAACTTCGCGCCATGACAGAAGTCCGGATCCGAGAATTGGACGGAATGGCAGAATTTCGCCAAGCCGAAGGCCTGCAAAGGGAAGTCTGGGGTCGAGGCGATACGCCCGATCCTGCAGATTTGATGATGGTGATCCAGGCCGAAGGGGGACTGGTCGCTGGCGCATTTCTTGCTAACCGCCTGGTTGGCTATGTTTTCGGCTTTCCGACCCGGGATCCGGCTGTTCAGCATTCGCACAGACTGGCTGTCGCGCCGGATATGCGGGGCAGGGGGCTTGGAGCCGATCTCAAGTGGTACCAGCGCAAGTGGTGTCTGGCGCGTGGAATAAGCCAGGTGCGATGGACCTTCGATCCCGCGCGTATCACAAATGCACGCCTCAATCTCAACCGGCTCGGTGGCCGCTCATCCACCTATCTCGTCGACTACTATGGAGAGATGGGCGGCATTAACTCCGGGCTCCCTTCGGATCGTCTGCTTGTCGATTGGCGCTTGGATGATCCACTGGTCGAACAGCGCTTCAATGGCGAGTACCCGGTCACTTTGCCCGAAGAAATGCTTCTCGTTCCGACGCTCCGCTCAGGAAAAAATCGAGAGCTCGAAGATGTGTCTGATCAACTGGGAGAGCTTCTTGAATTGAGGCATAAGCTGCAGGATGCGTTTCTGCGAGGCTACTATCTGTTCGCAGTCATGGATGGTAATTTTGCGCTCGTTAGGGAGAGAAAGCCCTGAACTGCGTCAACCGCCGGAGTTTGCCGAGGGCCATATTTGGGGGGCTTCGCTTCTCAATCCACGGCCATCTGCCCCCGACTTCCGAACATTCCACATTTGCGCGATGCTTAATCTGCTTCGTATATCTGCCGGCTTGCATCCGCAGTTATGGGTGGTCAGCGATTCCAATCCCTTCAAGAGCGCGAAGGCTTTGCGCCTTCATGTGGGTCATATCGGCCATCGCTCGACGTATCACTCTGCCAGCTTGAACAGTAACGTCACAACAAGTCCAGGACCTCCTGTTGCACTCCCAAGCGCATGCTCGTTGATCCCTTGCTGATCCGAAACCACTGCGCGAGCCTCGTCGCGATCTCGCCCCAGACGTCGGCGAACAGCCGCAAGTCGCGCTCGTTTTTCCTATCCTCAGCGATGCCTGCACGGCCGTCGCCGCCGCCTTTTTGGCTTCTCTCGCCAACCCCTCGTTCTCGCCAAATGTGGCGGAACCCGAGCGCCTATTGCCGGGACAAGGCCGGTGTCCGGGGTGGGGCGGTGCGGCGGTGACCTGTTGCCTCGAAGGCTGCTGCCAGCGTGAGCAGGGCCTCGTCGTCATAGGCGCGGCCAGCGAAGGTCAGGCCGACGGGCATGCCGATGTCGGTCATCGTTCCCATGGGTACGGTGACGGTCGGTATGCCGAGATGGCGGATGGCGAGATTGCCGTTGGCCACCCATACGCCGTTGCGCCAGCCGAGGTCTGCCGATCCAGGGTTCCGGTCCATGTCGGCCGGCCCGATATCGGCAACTGCCGGAAAGATCACCGCATCCAGACCGAGACGGTCCATCCACTGTTCGAGATCGATGCGGCGGGTTTCTTCCAGCCCGCGTAGACCCTCGGCCAGATGCGGTATCTCCGTAAACGAGCGCCGGGGATGATCGCGCACTTGCGCCGGGTAGTCGGGAAGAAAGTCGTCGAAACCCGTGTAGCGGTCCGGCAAGGCGCCCTCTGGATGCGGAAAGATCTGCCTGCCGTCCACGTTGGCGAGTGTCGACAGTTCGGGATCACCATTGGCCGCCAGAAAGTCGTCCCAGGCCCAGGCTGAAAGATCCAGGATCTCCCGGTGGAGGAACTCCCGGCTGACAAGGCCACGCGACAGGATCGACGGCGCCCTTGGGCGGTCGGCCTCGTAATGGCTGACGACGGGAAAGTCGACCGGCAGGACTATTGCACCTGCCGCCTCCAGGTCCAGCCTTGCCTTTTGCCACAGGTCTATGATGGAGGCGCGGGTGTGGATCGGCTTGCCGGTGGAGCCGCCGATTCCGCCTTCAGGATTTGATCCGGCAGTGGGGTCTTCGTTGATATACATGCGTGGCGCCCCGAAGCACTTTCCGGCGAGCGTCTGTCGCGCCTGCGAGGGGTCTCGAGATGCCAGCGCCTCGTATGACCTGGGCTTGACCGCTGATGCTGCGGGGATGGAGATCCATGGCTGGGCACGCCAGAAATCGCCACGTGTTTCGGGATCATCTGCCACGATGACGTCGAGCAATTCCAGCATGTCGGCCATGCTGCGCGTGTGCGGCACCACGACATCCATAGTCGGCACCAGGGGCCAATTGCCACGCACCGATAGAATGCCGCGCGAGGGTGTGTAAGCGCAAAGGGCATTGTTCGAGGCCGGCGCCCGACCGCTCGACCAGGTTTCTTCGCCGAGACCGAACGCGCCGAAGCAGGCCGCTGTTGCGGTTCCCGAACCATTGGACGAGCCCGAGCCGAAGGCGCTGGTGAGCCAATCGGCATTATAGGGGCTTTCGGCACGGCCGTAGACGCCGCGCTGCATGCCGCCATTGGCCATCGGGGGCATGTTGGTGAGCCCGAGGCAGATGGCACCGGCGGCGCGCAGGCGCTCAATCGTGAAGGCGTCTCGTTGCGCCACAAGATGTTCGAAAGCCGGACTGCCAGCGGCCGCCGTCAGGCCGCGGACAAGATAGCTGTCCTTGGCGGTATAGGGGATGCCATCGAGCGGCGAGAGCGGGGCGCCTTGGCTGCGTCGGCTATCGGACGCTTCCGCCTCGGCGAGTGCTTCCGGGTTGAGCACGACCATGGCATTGAGGGCGGTGCTCGTCCCGGGCGCATCGTAATGCGCGATCCGGTCGAGGTAAGCTCGGACCAGTTCGATGCTGGTGACTTCGCCGGCTTCCAGCGCGGCGCGTAGCTCTGCGATCGATTTTTCGAAGACTTCGAAACCAGCCATGATCAGCTTCTCTCGTTCAGCGAAGGCTGCTGCTGGGTGATGCAGTGAATGCCGCCGCCGCGCGCAAAGATCGGGCGTGAGTCGATGGTTACCACGCGTCTGCCGGGATAGGCCTCTGCCAACACGTCACGAGCGGCGGCATCTGCCTTTTCATCACCGAATCCGCAGGCGACGACGCCGCCATTGACCACCAGATGATTGACATAGCTATAGTCGACAAACCCGTCCTCGTCCCGGATCGCCTCAGGTGCGTCGAGATCGAGGATCCTCCAGGGGCGGCCTGCGGCATCGGTGGTGGTGGCGAGAAACGCGCGCAGCTCACGCATGACGGCGTGATCGGGATGGTCCGGGTTGGGCTGGCGATGGAGGAGGAGAACGCCGGGTGCTGCGATGGTTGCGACGATGTCGACGTGGCCGGAAGTCCCGAAGGCTTCATAATCGCGGGTCAGGCCGCGGGGCAGCCAGATGACCTTGGTGGCACCGATCGTGCGGGACAATTCGGCCTCCACCCGATGTTTGTCGGCAAAGGGATTGCGGCGTGGATCCAGTTGCACGGTCTCGGTCACGAGAACCGTGCCCTCGCCGTCAACGTGGATGCCGCCCCCTTCGTTGACAAGAAGGCTCGGTACCGGTTCAGCGCCGCAATTGGCGGCAATCTGGCGGGCGATCTGCGCTGAATGCTTCCATTCCGCCCAGCCGTGATCACCCCAACCGTTGAAGATCCAGTCGACCGCTCCTAGAACATTCGGTCGCGCGTCATCGAGCACGAAGGTCGGACCGAAGTCGCGCATCCAGAATTCATCGAGCGGCATTTCGATCTGCTCAATGTGGCTGCCGAGCATGCGGCGGGCCCGTTGTCGCTCCGAAGGATCGATGACCATGGTCACCGGTTCGAATTCGGCGATGCCGTGCGCGACAGACGTCCATGCCTCGTAACCGGTCTGCTGCCAGCTCTCACCTTCGCCAAGTGTTGTGCCGGTACGCGGAAATGCCATCCAGGTTCGGTCATGGCGGGCGGTTTCAGAGGGCATGCGCCAGGTCATCGGGTTGATCTCCGGATTGCGAACCGAGTGCCGGCCGCAATGTCAATACACTTTTGTTAATCGCGTGGCCGGTACACCGCCAGCACGCTTTGTTTGGCTGATTTTCTCAAGAGGGTCCAGATCCTGGTGCCGAGGCCACAGGCACCATCCAGGCCCCTTCGCCTGCGCTACCGGCGCAGGAGTCAGTTGTAGCAATTGCTTGAATTCTACCGCAGTTTACCACCGGTTAAGCATGTTGGGCCCATTCTGTATGCCACTTCACCTGTTTGCGGCTGCTGCGACGATGCAGCCGAGGATTGGACGCTCATATGCCTGTTTTGACTTTCGCCAACACGAAGGGTGGTGCCGGCAAGACGACGGCCGTGCTACTGATCGCGACGGAACTGGCGCGGATGGGGATGCGGATCGCCGTGCTCGATGCCGATCCACAGCATTGGATCTCACGCTGGCACCAGCAACTCGGGGGCAACTGTCCTGAGCGGTTGCAGGTGGTTCCCTATGTTTCTGCGGCCAGTCTGGAGCGCGAAATCAAGCGGTGGCAGCCCGCCGTCGATGTCGTCATCCTTGATCTGCCCGGGCATCGAAGCCCGTTGATTGCCCAGGCGATGGGCCATTCCGATTATGTGTTGATCCCCGCACAGGGGTCGGCAATGGATGCTCAAGGGGCGGCAACCGTGATCGATCTTCTGACGTATCTGGAACACAGGGCGGGCATCCGTATCCCGCATTCCGTCGTGCTGACGCGCATCAATCCGATCATCACCACGCGGGCACTGCAGGGCGTGAAGCAGCTGCTCGCGGAGAAGCGGGTGCATCTGATGGCAACGCCAATCGTCGAGCGCGCCGCTTTCCGGGATGTCTTTTCGTGTGGCGAGACGCTCTACACAATGGATCCCCGCCATGTCAGCAATCTCGAACGCGCCCAGGAAAATGCCCAGATGCTCGGACGGGAGGTTCTGGAACGGCTGATGCACTACTGCACCATCGGCAAGCTGAACAGCGTGGCGTCTCCGGCCGTCCGCCTCGTGGCCTGAGCTTTGATCAAGTCGACACTCACTGCCGCTCAGAACAGGGCGTCGTCGAACAATTCGTCATCTGTCATGTGATGGGCCTGCGGGGCTTGCATCTCCCCCGCCTCTGCACCGGCCGTGCCGAAGATTGCGCAGTGGATGTCGCGCTCGGACTTCATGGTGTAGGTCCTGAAGATCTCTGCAGAGATTCCCGATAGTAAGGGTTCGAGACCGTCGCAGGTCGGCTCGGCCAGGATCGCCTCGGCTGCCAAGGAGACGCAGTCGCCGAGGATCACCGTCAGTTCCTCATGGAAATTTAGTCCGGCCGTTGCTTTTGCCACCTTGATTGCAATCTCCTGGCCCTTGTCTTGGAGATCGTCCAGCTTGCCGTCCAGAACATCACCGGCTTGCGTGACGTGGGCAAGCGCGATCTCGATGCGTGCGACGAGGTCGGGGTCGCCTTCGCCGCTCTCACCCGTTTCGGACTTGCTGAGGCCGACCGCCTGCTCATCGAGAAGCCGCAAATGGCCGAGGGCGCGATCGGTGACGTCATCGAGCCTCGCCGAGAAGGTGCGCAGTTCATTGGTGACGACGTTGATCGCGCGGCTCTCTTCGCCTAGCTTGCTGCAGCGCAGGTTGGTGTTGAGCGCCATGTACTGGATGTCCGTGCGCACGATCTGGATTGTCTCGACACTCTCGACAAGGTCTTTCACCATGCCGCCGACAGAGGCGCTCAGGCGCTGCGCTTCGCCGGCAGACTGCTCGATCCCATCCACCAGGGTTCGCGCCGTCTCGAGGCTTTCCCGCACAAGCCCCATGGCCGATCGGGTCGTGGTCTCACCGGCCGTCGGCAGCATCGAATTCTGCAGGTCCATAAGAACCGTGACATCGTTGGAGAAGGCTCCGAGGTTGCGGACAATGGTCGCACATTCGGTCCGGAACTCTTCGGACATGGCAATCAGTTGATCCCGCACCAATTGGGTGACCAGAAGGATGACGCGCTCCCTGTCTTCGGTCGACAGGTCATGCGCTGCTGAGGTCGCCAGATGCGCCTCGGCAATATCGAGAGCTGTCTGGCAATGCTCCAGCCGCTGACGGGTGACGTCGCCGATCTGCAGCGACGACAGTGTGCTGGCGAGCCGGTTCTGAACCTTCGTCGCAAGCCCCGTCACTTGCGCCGCCAACTGGGCAAGCGAGTCGCGCTGGTTCTTGATTGCATTGGCGTTGCGGCCCAGGTCTTCGACGATCGCGGGGATAGCGTGGTCGTGGCGGGTCAGCCCGTCGCTTCCGGTCCGGGCGTGGTCGATCAGAGCCTGCAGTCCCCTGATCCTCTCTCCGAAGGACTTCACCTCCTGGGTTGCGAACTGGATGCGCTCGACGATCTCTTCGGCGAAGCCGGCGAAATCGGCAATGCCTGCGCCGGTGATCTTGGCTGTGACGGCGAAGGTGCGCAGATAGCGCAGCGTGTCCTCCATCGCCAGCACCTCGTTTGACAGGGCCTGGCCATAGTCGCCGATCAGGATAAAGCGCTCTCGCATATCCTGCTGCTGGGCGGGAAGGGCCGCGATGAGTGCTGCGGTGGACAGAAGTTCTTCCGTTGCCTCCGCCGCCTCGTCTTCGCGCAGGGCGTCAGAGATGCCGCCAAGCGATGTCAGCAGTCCACCGAAAACGTCGAGTACTGCCACCAGCACGGTTCCGCCATCGAGAAATCGCTGCTCGATCTGGGCCAATGCTTCGCCCAGTCTGGTGCGGATGGTGACCGTCGGCGAAAAATGGCGCTCGGTCTGTTTCGCTCGCTGGGTGTTCATCTTGAACCCTCTTTGCTCATGTTCATTCTGTCTGCTTGGCGGGTCGCCGTCCTGGCAACACGTCAACCAAGATGCCTTCGGTCTGCGGCAAGGATTTCACGGGCGATCTGCTCGAGAGGCACGATGCGGTCGACGCCACCCCGTGCAATCGCCTCCTTCGGCATGCCAAAGACGATCGATGTCGCTTCGTCCTGGGCCACGGTGAAGGCCCCGGCTTTGTGCATTTCATCCATGCCGCGCGCACCGTCGTCGCCCATGCCGGTCATAATGACACCCATGGCATTCGAACCTGCCGCGCGGGCAGCGGAGCGGAAAAGGACGTCGACCGAGGGGCGGTGGCGCGAGACAAGCGGGCCTTCTTTGATGCCCACCATGTATCGGGCACCCTGGCGCTCCAGCAGCATATGTCGACCGCCGGGCGCAATCAGCACGTGGCCGCGCAGGACGGGATCGCCGTGAACTGCCTCCTTCACCTCCACCTGGCACAGCGTGTTGAGTCGGGAGGCGAAGGCGGAGGTGAATTTTTCCGGCATGTGCTGGACGATGACGATACCCGGAGAATTGGCGGGCAGCGCGACAAGAAGTTCGCGCAACGCTTCCGTTCCGCCCGTCGAGGCGCCGATGCAAACGACCATTTCGGTCGTCTTGGCCATCGGGCGTCCGGTGGGTGGCGGCAGGACCGCATCGGCGGTGAGCTTGGCCTCGGTCGCACCGGGGAAGGGCATGCGGCGGCGGTCCGATTTCACCCGAGCCGAAGCGGCACCCTTGACCGTCTGGCGGATCATGGCCCCGGCTTCGGCCAGGTGATCTGCGGCGGCGATCTTCGGTTTCAGGATGATGTCGACAGCGCCTGCCTCCAGCGCCTGCATCAGGGTCTGCGATCCCGCTTCTGTCAGCGATGAGCACATAACGACGGGGATCGGATGCTGGGCCATCAGTTTGCGCAGGAAGGTTATGCCGTCCATCTTCGGCATCTCGACATCCAGCGTTACGACGTCGGGCACTTCCTCCTGAATGCGCCGCGCTGCGACAAAGGGATCGGAGGCCACGCCCATGACCTCGATGTCGCCGTCGGCTTCCAGGACCTGCGTCAGCGCCTGACGGACGCTCGCTGAGTCATCGACGATCAACACACGGATCTTTTTCGCCATCTTCAAATCAGACCTTCTGAAAGACCGTATTGGCCACCTGCCGGACGGGAAGGGCGAAGCCGGTGATGGTTTCCGAGTGGCCGACATAGAGGTAGCCGCCGGACACGAGCTTGTCGCAGAGCCGCGAAAGCACCTTCTCCTGTGTCTTCTTGTCGAAATAGATCAGGACGTTGCGGCAGAAGATGACTTGCATGGGATCGCCGACCCCGTAAGACGTGTCCATCAGGTTCAGCCGGGCGAAACCCACCTTTGCGCGCAATCTGGGGTGAATTCGTACCTCCCCACGAGAGGGGTCCCGCGGTTCCATCACGTAGCGCTTGCGGCGCTCGCGATCGACAGGCTCGATCATTGCGGTAGAGAAGATGCCGCGCTTGGCGACGCGCAGCACATCGGTGGAGAGATCGGTGGCGAGGATCGCATAGTCGGGCCCTCCATTGGCTTGAATGAAGTCTTCGATCACCATGGCAAGCGTATAGGGCTCGGCGCCGATCGAGCAGGCTGAACTCCAGACGCGCAGTCGTCTATGACCTTTCGCGACGAGGTCGGGCAGGGCCTTATTGGTCAGGTGGTCGAAATGCGTGGGTTCGCGGAAGAAGTCGGTCTTGTTGGTGGTGACGACATCGATCAGATGGATCGCTTCACTCTCGATGCCACCGTCTTTGAACAGGTAATCGCAATACTCGTTGAGTCCGTCGATGCCGACGAAGCGCAGGCGGCGACGCAGCCGCCCCTCAAGCATCGTCT
The Rhizobium glycinendophyticum DNA segment above includes these coding regions:
- the menC gene encoding o-succinylbenzoate synthase, giving the protein MTERPIGTQSRAPLRIDGAELRVVRLPLITPFTISSGTLHEKIFPLLTLRSGGLHGYAEGVMDPLPDYLEETVAGALDLTRTVFLPQILGKSFDNPQGLHRLLAPWRGNSMAKAMVEMAFWDLWAKSLDLPLKSLLGGAGDAVDVGVSLGIMPIEQTIDRVSTHVDEGYKRIKLKIKPGHDLEIIRAVRAQFPGIHLTADANSAYSLADSSLLARLDEFDLDYIEQPLAWNDIHDHGVLQRRLRTPLCLDESIRSPEDARKALQSDAARVINIKVGRSGGYVNSLKIHDLAEAFSVPVWCGGMLESGIGRAHNIHLSTLLNFQKPGDTSSASRYFQRDIIEQKLEAHHGRMPVPAGSGIGVSLDQGFLPHVTIGLENFAP
- a CDS encoding ABC transporter substrate-binding protein, whose translation is MTSLTIRKSIIAAGVSLAALFAAAGPSVAQEAVFVMASNEVGSPTYNPIKASNLNIGSTLIFDRLVAQDADLSFHPWLAESWEEAPDGMSWVFHLKKGVTFHNGEPFNAQTIVKWLELFKASENAYMTEAIQTVEVIDDATVKFVMSRPEPNLLYNFSSSYLSVVEPKSYEALGDNYGVTEVYGTGPFKLESFTIGQETVLVRNEDYAWASSLAKNRGKAKIAKITLREIAEDSTAFLELKSGGVDMLLSVPTDFLGEVKSESNLEVVTLAGQDVAYMPINVTKEPFTDIRVREAAAKAINQKEILDSVYGGVGEVANTFLISALPESKVDPKYQISYDPDRSKALLDEAGWTMGADGVREKDGKPLRVSLWTQSDSSFRRLTEVVQAELKAVGIDSEITTFDSSAIRDQYKSGNQQLAVRSYNWDNADIIDWFFGGDRLGYPNISMFNDPKAEELRKLAMSGSKNMAERVKNFTAYHEYVLSQYPMAPIYQPVNSVAYNKDRLVLPAEIHSPGVGATVIMDMEVKE
- a CDS encoding GNAT family N-acetyltransferase, giving the protein MTEVRIRELDGMAEFRQAEGLQREVWGRGDTPDPADLMMVIQAEGGLVAGAFLANRLVGYVFGFPTRDPAVQHSHRLAVAPDMRGRGLGADLKWYQRKWCLARGISQVRWTFDPARITNARLNLNRLGGRSSTYLVDYYGEMGGINSGLPSDRLLVDWRLDDPLVEQRFNGEYPVTLPEEMLLVPTLRSGKNRELEDVSDQLGELLELRHKLQDAFLRGYYLFAVMDGNFALVRERKP
- a CDS encoding MurR/RpiR family transcriptional regulator, translating into MSKSDGDMQQGGTTGKVGDLRQRLQQQAASGTPAERAIASYLLTNLQSLPFETAATVAAKIGVSEASIGRFCRAIGYRSLKDLKGGLQQDLGDQPWLIGDRLQDFHRRSQSDKGELARALEKEMAALVTVYEIASTPEFEGAVKRLARCPNVFVAGFQTERGHAAELVHNLQYLRAGVQLADIAGGHFAEVLLSPPQETTLVLIDGRRYSRLTRDLAIAAHEVGIRISLITDPYCDWATGVIDELFAVPTDLNHFWDTTSAMSSLIGLMVNGVFNELGAEVEERMARISAYYDDFIGHTGQFGRQRRWDR
- a CDS encoding ABC transporter permease, with amino-acid sequence MLAYALRRVLMLVPVFLAVSVVIFSILHFIPGDPIDNLLKVGAPPGQRAEMMARYGLDRPLPVQYAIWLGKLLTGDLGTAIVARRPVVDLIAQALPHSLLLGGLALTFSSLLGIALGVVAALRKDSLVDRMIMGGVLFGSMLPSFWLGLLLILAFSVGLGWFPVSGARTWSSLVLPVLTIGFGGTALVARITRVSMIEIASRDFVLLLHAKGLSPFEIQIRHVLRHALIPVVTILALRIGWILGGAVTVEVVFARPGLGTLLIKALSQHDYPVVQASLLMLAMAVMLGTLLGDLLQAAMDPRVRGALA